Proteins from one Mycobacterium sp. HUMS_12744610 genomic window:
- a CDS encoding WhiB family transcriptional regulator yields MGHPCATNPELWFGYPDDDGADGAAKARAYEASATEARIQCLRRCPLAQQRRCAQHAIAHREEYGVWAGVKLPGGQYRKREQLARAHDTLRRIASGEINSRQLPDNAALLARHEHDAVPAAAVVLHLPIAHAGPRSAA; encoded by the coding sequence ATGGGACATCCCTGCGCAACCAATCCGGAACTGTGGTTCGGCTATCCCGACGACGACGGCGCCGACGGCGCGGCAAAGGCACGCGCGTACGAGGCGTCTGCGACCGAGGCCCGCATACAGTGCCTGCGCCGGTGCCCGTTGGCGCAACAACGCCGGTGCGCCCAGCACGCCATCGCGCACCGGGAGGAGTACGGCGTCTGGGCCGGTGTCAAACTGCCCGGCGGTCAGTACCGCAAGCGCGAACAGCTTGCCCGCGCCCACGACACGTTGCGCCGCATCGCGAGCGGCGAGATCAATTCGCGTCAGCTCCCCGACAACGCGGCCCTGCTGGCCCGTCACGAACACGATGCCGTTCCGGCGGCGGCGGTGGTACTGCATCTGCCGATCGCCCACGCCGGGCCGCGCTCGGCCGCCTGA
- a CDS encoding helix-turn-helix domain-containing protein, protein MSRESAGAAIRALRESRDLSLADLAATTGVSVMGLSFLERGARKPHKSTVQKVENGLGLPPGTYSRLLVAADPDAELARMMAAQPPDATAARRPGAVVVDRHSDTEVLEGYAEAQLDALQSVIERLPATTSNEYETYILSVIAQCVKAEMLAAGSWRVAVNAGADSTGRLMEHLRALEATRAALLDRMPQSLGARFDRACARSSLPETVIAALLGVETADVWDIRNRGAVPPGALPRVRAFTEAVESAARDATERDDSEGDQ, encoded by the coding sequence GTGAGCCGTGAATCGGCCGGCGCGGCCATCCGCGCGTTGCGCGAATCGCGCGATCTGTCGCTGGCCGACCTCGCCGCGACCACCGGTGTCAGCGTCATGGGACTCAGTTTCTTGGAGCGCGGGGCTCGCAAGCCGCACAAAAGCACAGTTCAGAAGGTTGAAAACGGGCTAGGTCTGCCGCCGGGGACGTATTCGCGGCTGCTCGTGGCGGCCGATCCGGATGCCGAGCTGGCGCGGATGATGGCGGCGCAGCCGCCCGACGCGACGGCCGCCCGACGCCCGGGGGCCGTGGTGGTCGACCGGCACAGCGACACCGAGGTGCTCGAAGGCTATGCCGAAGCGCAGCTCGACGCCCTCCAATCGGTCATCGAACGACTACCCGCGACGACATCAAACGAATATGAGACGTATATTCTCTCTGTGATCGCGCAGTGCGTGAAGGCGGAGATGCTGGCCGCCGGCTCCTGGCGTGTGGCCGTGAACGCCGGCGCGGATTCGACGGGCCGGCTCATGGAGCACCTGCGGGCGCTCGAGGCCACGCGCGCCGCCTTGCTGGACCGGATGCCGCAGAGCCTGGGTGCGCGTTTCGACCGCGCCTGTGCGCGCTCGTCGCTACCGGAGACGGTCATCGCGGCTCTGCTGGGTGTCGAGACCGCGGACGTGTGGGACATCCGCAACAGGGGGGCCGTTCCACCGGGGGCCCTCCCCCGCGTCCGCGCCTTCACCGAGGCGGTCGAATCGGCGGCTCGCGATGCGACCGAGCGCGACGACTCCGAGGGGGACCAGTGA